Proteins from a single region of Cydia pomonella isolate Wapato2018A chromosome 13, ilCydPomo1, whole genome shotgun sequence:
- the LOC133524642 gene encoding uncharacterized protein LOC133524642 codes for MCICHYCSILGLFLGEILYAAQKLIQCLAIGSVFTCLMFSFTVILMLGVGLGYNHAYVEITGTRRPKLLRSENNESDADAIETRTVIPVEIPMYDYDEIRMKRSQNTSSNATTEDYPLSPTMVIPLRSKKNILQLLRKVKKQGKNVTLEIIAT; via the exons ATGTGCATATGCCATTATTGTAGTATTCTAGGACTTTTTCTTGGTGAAATATTATACGCTGCGCAGAA ATTAATCCAGTGCTTAGCAATCGGGTCGGTGTTCACGTGTCTGATGTTCTCATTCACGGTGATCCTGATGCTTGGCGTGGGGCTCGGCTACAACCACGCCTACGTCGAGATCACTGGAACGAGGAGGCCGAAGTTGTTGAGAAGTG aaAATAATGAAAGTGATGCTGATGCAATAGAAACGAGGACTGTAATACCTGTGGAAATACCTATGTACGACTATGACGAAATACGGATGAAACGAAGTCAGAACACAAGTTCTAACGCCACCACGGAAGATTATCCCTTGTCTCCCACCATGGTAATCCCTCTCCGATCGAAGAAAAATATTCTACAGCTACTAAGGAAAGTAAAGAAACAAGGGAAAAACGTTACCTTGGAGATTATAGCAACGTGA